The Sesamum indicum cultivar Zhongzhi No. 13 linkage group LG2, S_indicum_v1.0, whole genome shotgun sequence genome contains a region encoding:
- the LOC105180157 gene encoding uncharacterized protein LOC105180157, translated as MVLGSVEFARLQNFVPIDVYNDLQYARARNSLLDYELHEIKRQVECDEIDDTYKTLLLCLLTKVDTVEGSKKRKEKEAVNEHNDDSTEEENDPQYELFLKHLKEHNKSYVLEYEKDSSPAVIKYNGDTDSDEDSDQEPRRVTRSIKQKNQMLGVENLTKHDQVSNLVKKSKERSRSQLMNEADHVDIAKDFSNNVVPDPEDLHIQHKVELEHDHNVYKGSSRTLLNQMPDMKSWQKHDLHATSVKKNKHQTRRKSKNEAAKVENVKGSPYSMVPDPEYLHLHQNVEQEDENLHEGNPLLIERKYGVNYLKKQDDRKLKGTMKQKISSLNQMPGEKNRRKHGLQFDSVRKTLAQRKSRNQAYKVENEKGSPNDMVQDSEYLLHKNVKLEDNNYVHMHKGDTAVNEKRPEHRKLTRDMEQKVGPSNQMPIANNQRKHEAQTTSAKKTRRLTLQNPRNWTEKVDITSAKKARRLTQEKSRNWIEKVDIPKYLPSKFRDPKDCKCLMANKNIAGHNLEEGQDDVEILDSAAFIEEGISSPFVASKKFSTSVEGKGIQRLGRSSAYDEFRRQMLDVLRKPYDKEEYADHQARVRAGSYLDYHPDVAKKLKKHRYNRRKRLAILRGFFFWLQHLTREGAFKPWKDGECLAVEPEDLRETSSPEF; from the exons ATGGTCCTAGGCTCGGTGGAATTTGCCAGACTGCAGAATTTTGTTCCTATAGATGTTTATAATGATCTCCAGTATGCAAGAGCACGGAACTCGCTCCTGGATTATGAACtacatgaaattaaaagacaGGTGGAGTGTGATGAAATAGATGACACCTACAAGACCCTTCTACTCTGCCTTCTAACTAAGGTTGACACAGTTGAAGGATCTAAGAAACGGAAAGAGAAAGAAGCTGTCAACGAGCACAATGATGACTCCACTGAGGAGGAGAATGATCCTCAATATGAGCTTTTCTTAAAGCATTTGAAGGAGCATAACAAGTCTTATGTACTTGAATATGAGAAAGACTCTTCACCTGCGGTCATTAAATACAATGGAGATACAGACTCAGATGAAGACTCTGATCAAGAACCTAGAAGGGTGACCAGAAgtataaaacagaaaaatcagATGCTCGGTGTGGAGAATCTGACTAAGCATGATCAAGTGTCTAATTTAGTTAAGAAGAGCAAGGAACGAAGTAGGAGTCAATTAATGAATGAGGCTGACCATGTAGACATCGCGAAAGACTTTTCTAATAATGTCGTGCCGGATCCTGAAGATCTTCATATCCAACACAAGGTCGAACTTGAGCATGATCATAATGTCTATAAAGGTAGCAGTCGTACTTTACTAAATCAGATGCCTGATATGAAAAGTTGGCAAAAGCATGATCTGCATGCTACTTCAGTTAAGAAGAACAAGCACCAGACTCGGAGAAAATCAAAGAATGAGGCAGCCAAGGTAGAGAACGTGAAGGGGTCACCTTACAGTATGGTGCCTGATCCTGAATATCTTCATCTCCATCAAAATGTTGAGCAAGAGGATGAAAACTTGCATGAGGGAAATCCTTTATTAATAGAGAGGAAATATGGAGTAAATTATCTGAAGAAACAGGATGACAGGAAGTTGAAGGGAACTATGAAACAGAAAATCAGCAGTTTAAATCAGATGCCTGGTGAGAAGAATCGGCGTAAGCATGGTCTGCAGTTTGATTCGGTTAGAAAGACGTTGGCTCAGAGAAAATCAAGGAATCAGGCTTACAAGGTAGAGAACGAGAAAGGTTCACCCAATGATATGGTGCAGGATTCTGAATATCTTCTCCATAAAAATGTCAAACTTGAGGataataattatgtccatATGCATAAGGGCGATACTGCAGTAAATGAGAAGAGGCCAGAGCACCGGAAATTGACTAGAGATATGGAACAAAAAGTTGGACCATCAAACCAGATGCCCATTGCGAACAATCAGCGCAAGCATGAGGCACAGACGACTTCAGCTAAGAAAACCAGGAGGTTGACTCTGCAAAATCCAAGGAACTGGACTGAAAAAGTGGACATTACTTCAGCTAAGAAGGCCAGGAGGTTGACTCAGGAAAAATCAAGGAATTGGATTGAAAAAGTAGATATTCCGAAGTACTTGCCTAGTAAATTTAGGGATCCCAAGGATTGTAAATGCTTAATGGCAAATAAAAACATTGCTGGACATAATCTTGAAGAAGGCCAAGATGACGTGGAAATTCTAGATAGTGCTGCATTTATTGAGGAAGGAATCTCAAGCCCGTTTGTGGCTTCGAAGAAATTTAGTACAAGT GTGGAAGGGAAAGGTATCCAACGCCTTGGTAGATCTAGTGCGTACGATGAGTTTAGAAGACAGATGTTGGATGTTCTTAGAAAACCATATGACAAGGAGGAATACGCGGACCATCAAGCGAGAGTCCGAGCTGGGTCCTATCTTGATTACCATCCAG ATGTTGCGAAAAAGCTCAAAAAGCACCGATACAACCGAAGGAAACGCTTGGCCATCTTACgtggatttttcttttggctTCAG CATTTGACTCGAGAAGGAGCATTCAAACCATGGAAAGACGGCGAATGCCTTGCAGTGGAGCCAGAGGATCTCCGTGAAACTTCCTCCCCGGAATTCTGA
- the LOC105180166 gene encoding uncharacterized protein LOC105180166: MYDKKADDRRWDIGSNDWARSLYKERNYEERRWDSSINDRSRELFLETDYDQRRWDNRTDDPVQKFYFEGGEERRWNYGNNEEVWLRLEKRQRCVEDNLNLDRFSGRLGRVVIGGDLIRSKKKRRMQKKNALRIKLGKACSRHGGGYKSQHFSKELSSGSFRGNRKQEFEWSQPRSEDKRERDQSPMELAISFKSNALVAKAILAPSCPGVKSDLYLSDADNGEAYNMSGSPSNKTKDVVGTDILRRGSDLRYDSQGSSKELPDEAAVSGRGNVTASDANDLGENALKNEKDMNLWAANNIGSGRKRRSRLRKKRKNGKQHLRETNLQITKDIGDINNAKDSINSPCVVPLLNSDTTLSKGNTSSEFIGTVPDTVLPPSLGCVVSENGDISSDSYKPSVPNLKRKRSGLTTLSASSCMADNSGCRCSGHAESLVPTTEDTDHMCRVRADEGVPYAHEPFLANENTGHEGSLGFNYCADSHVKFVSNRASVLGTEKSPVESFDRRRLDYTSEHSSRDGLASLENAFAKGASGVKVSVEGHGMVGFSRPQEDKYFSEIHEPNPVSVSFSALLQNPESVIISNVGAADGNSEEVFSDQVNIRQIGLDADEFRSLEGADVADYSNVSSGIAASSHFLSADCKGIITQFDVSFPGLMCKKSSFDGAELSDKVGSIEGSPKAISNVNACLSINYSPSLVGKRKTRDAQMGLSGSKTNLVVRTARSNGFEVARLLAKDRLPSLEVDCRGEKDSCEEDDRLNKGCSRVGDSSLEVDHGANGYRKKRKGGSPLSNLSSILEDDTVADGLTSDYPKLDQGFTGPSECEAEQRDVPPYVSAAIENCDTSDVDGKVGSETFYVGDENETMADDAELHGNDGLASSAKNLPLFADRNCVYASSSSDELLASGFDRQSCMSSPEELASYSDFSRNTRTSSRRLANEMSYWRSNLSNRKLATADHNAFSLGKSLQKASDDSLTNADPLSPPEDNNKVVNKLNIVHQRKLTLSEKQSTSAIPKVFPGHPLNFSNPRKFPSTHVTKSRTWHRTGSFPLAVTEPKSQLYPLPKSHGTKTARTTHSSYIRKGNSLVRNPSLSHFTPPGFHGSTSSIYRLTPCSDNSKNNQASDSKGDADAPTLLRTEQVTSQTFEALPIHHSQKSVNCIVNNLEDLLPVGNAPRNSSLSKTSDASEKTITSSAVPEIQTGLVNNSDIPRPVEGMGKKIMYVKRRSNQLVAAPNSDDMSMLGVDKNQASISDGYYKSRKNQLVRASSENHVKKGNTNLKSCGLASHTVLPRTSSRRQAGFAKTYRSSKFSFVWKLHDKQSSEKNKNSVGPQKVWPHLLPWKRASYWRSFVHALGTKPNNSALSTASQKLLISRKRGAIYTRSIHGYSLRMSKVLSVSGSSLKWSKSIEKNSKKANEEATRAVAAAEKRKKEEKDSLPIASKSRNHVSRERIFRIGSERYKMDPTRRTLHRITEVEPLSSVVLDSEKNAKRSYVPRRLLIGNDEYVRIGNGNQLVRDPKKRTRVLASEKVRWSLRTARLRMARKRRYCQFFTRFGKCNKDDGKCPYIHDPSKIAVCTKFLSGSCSNPDCKLTHKVIPERMQDCSYFLKGSCSNENCPYRHVNVNPDSTVCESFLRGYCADGNECRKKHTYVCPAFESTGVCPQASTCKLHHPKKMEKKPTTEPKIVRGRYFDGGLIGDADCCMDTTEKLSAKGKDESVCHEGKFPDYISLDVSDEEMDHILGPRQVCDDIMQDAH, translated from the exons ATGTACGACAAGAAGGCTGATGATAGGAGATGGGATATTGGCAGTAATGATTGGGCCCGTAGCTTATACAAGGAGAGAAATTATGAAGAGAGGAGATGGGATAGCAGTATCAATGATCGGAGTCGTGAGTTGTTCCTTGAGACAGATTATGATCAGAGGAGATGGGATAATCGAACCGATGACCCAGTTCAGAAGTTCTACTTTGAGGGTGGTGAGGAAAGGAGATGGAATTATGGGAATAATGAGGAGGTTTGGTTACGACTGGAGAAGAGGCAACGGTGTGTGGaggataatttgaatttggataGATTTAGTGGTAGGTTGGGGAGGGTCGTTATCGGGGGAGATTTAATTAGGTctaagaagaagagaagaatgCAGAAAAAGAATGCTTTAAGGATTAAATTAGGAAAAGCTTGCAGCAGGCATGGTGGAGGTTATAAGTCTCAGCATTTTTCAAAGGAGTTGAGTAGCGGTAGTTTCAGAGGCAACAGAAAGCAAGAGTTTGAGTGGTCGCAACCAAGAAGTGAAGACAAGCGAGAGAGGGACCAAAGTCCTATGGAGCTTGCTATTTCATTTAAGTCAAATGCACTCGTGGCCAAGGCTATTTTGGCACCGTCTTGTCCAGGTGTTAAGTCAGATTTATATTTGAGCGATGCGGACAATGGAGAAGCATATAATATGTCTGGTTCGCCATCCAACAAAACCAAGGATGTGGTTGGAACTGACATCTTGAGACGTGGGTCAGATCTCCGATATGATTCACAGGGAAGTTCAAAAGAGCTTCCAGATGAAGCTGCGGTTTCTGGGAGAGGAAATGTGACTGCCAGTGATGCTAATGATCTAGGTGAAAATGCTctaaagaatgaaaaagacATGAACTTATGGGCCGCCAACAACATTGGATCTGGCAGAAAACGTAGAAGCAGGTTAaggaaaaagaggaaaaatggaaAGCAGCATTTACGTGAAACCAATCTGCAGATAACAAAAGATATTGGAGATATCAATAATGCTAAGGATAGCATTAATAGTCCGTGTGTTGTCCCTCTGCTAAACTCAGATACAACTCTATCCAAAGGGAACACGTCTTCTGAATTTATTGGTACTGTTCCTGATACTGTTTTGCCCCCTTCACTAGGGTGCGTGGTTTCTGAGAATGGTGACATTAGTTCTGATTCTTATAAACCTTCTGTTCCTAACttgaagagaaaaaggagCGGTTTGACCACATTATCAGCTTCATCGTGCATGGCTGATAATTCAGGCTGCAGGTGTTCTGGCCATGCAGAGAGTTTGGTACCTACTACTGAGGACACTGATCATATGTGCCGAGTGAGGGCTGATGAGGGAGTCCCTTATGCACATGAACCTTTTTTGGCCAATGAGAATACTGGTCATGAAGGCAGTTTGGGCTTCAATTACTGTGCTGATTCTCACGTCAAATTTGTAAGTAATAGGGCTTCCGTGTTGGGTACAGAGAAGAGCCCAGTTGAGTCTTTTGATCGACGTAGATTAGATTATACTAGTGAACATTCTTCCCGGGATGGGCTAGCATCATTGGAAAATGCTTTTGCTAAAGGAGCTTCCGGAGTTAAGGTTTCGGTTGAAGGTCATGGTATGGTTGGCTTTTCAAGACCTCAGGAAGATAAGTATTTCTCAGAAATTCATGAACCAAATCCAGTTTCAGTGTCCTTCAGTGCATTACTTCAAAATCCTGAGAGTGTTATCATTTCTAATGTGGGCGCTGCAGATGGTAATTCAGAGGAGGTTTTTTCAGACCAGGTGAATATACGGCAAATTGGGTTAGATGCAGATGAATTCAGAAGTTTAGAAGGTGCTGATGTTGCTGATTATTCAAACGTTAGTTCTGGTATTGCCGCTagttctcattttctttcagcAGATTGTAAGGGGATCATAACTCAATTCGATGTTTCTTTTCCTGGTTTGATGTGCAAAAAGTCATCATTTGATGGGGCTGAATTATCAGATAAAGTTGGATCTATTGAAGGATCTCCAAAGGCAATAAGTAATGTGAACGCTTGCTTATCTATCAATTATTCACCCAGCCTAGTTGGAAAGAGGAAAACTAGAGATGCTCAGATGGGTCTTTCTGGTTCAAAGACTAATCTGGTCGTTAGAACAGCTAGATCTAATGGTTTTGAAGTTGCAAGACTTTTGGCAAAGGATCGACTTCCTTCTCTGGAAGTTGACTGTCGTGGTGAGAAAGACAGCTGTGAGGAGGATGACCGCTTAAACAAAGGGTGCTCTAGAGTTGGAGATTCGAGTCTAGAGGTTGATCATGGCGCAAATGGCTACAGGAAGAAGAGGAAAGGTGGCAGCCCACTATCAAATCTCTCATCAATTTTAGAAGATGATACAGTTGCAGATGGGCTTACCAGTGATTACCCAAAACTTGATCAGGGGTTTACTGGACCATCTGAATGTGAAGCTGAGCAAAGAGATGTTCCTCCATATGTATCTGCTGCCATAGAAAATTGTGATACTTCCGATGTGGATGGCAAAGTTGGTAGTGAAACCTTTTATGTTGGAGATGAGAACGAGACTATGGCTGATGACGCGGAGCTGCATGGGAATGATGGTCTGGCTTCTAGTGCGAAGAATCTGCCTTTGTTTGCTGATAGAAACTGTGTCTATGCTTCTAGTTCTAGTGATGAACTGTTAGCATCTGGCTTTGATAGGCAATCCTGTATGAGTTCTCCTGAAGAATTGGCTTCTTACTCGGACTTTTCAAGGAACACCAGAACTTCATCCCGCCGGTTAGCAAATGAAATGAGTTATTGGAGAAGCAATTTATCTAACAGAAAGCTTGCGACTGCTGATCAtaatgccttttctcttggGAAATCTTTGCAGAAGGCTTCAGACGATTCACTAACTAATGCTGATCCATTATCTCCACCTGAGGATAATAATAAAGTGGTGAATAAGTTGAATATTGTACATCAGAGGAAACTAACTTTGAGTGAGAAACAGTCTACTTCTGCTATTCCCAAAGTTTTTCCGGGACATCCTTTAAATTTTAGCAATCCAAGGAAATTTCCTTCTACTCATGTTACAAAATCAAGGACGTGGCATCGAACTGGTAGCTTTCCCCTTGCAGTTACAGAACCAAAATCACAGCTTTATCCCCTCCCCAAGAGTCATGGAACAAAGACAGCCAGAACTACACACAGTTCATATATACGAAAGGGTAATAGTCTAGTGAGAAACCCTTCCCTGTCTCATTTCACTCCACCTGGATTTCATGGTTCCACTTCCTCAATTTATAGGCTGACTCCTTGTTCAGATAATTCGAAGAATAACCAAGCATCTGATAGCAAGGGTGATGCTGATGCTCCAACTCTACTGAGAACAGAGCAGGTAACATCTCAGACATTTGAGGCACTGCCTATACATCACAGTCAGAAATCAGTGAACTGCATAGTGAACAACTTGGAAGATCTTTTGCCAGTAGGAAATGCCCCCAGAAACAGTTCTCTGTCTAAAACTTCAGATGCTTCAGAAAAAACCATAACCTCTTCTGCGGTTCCTGAAATCCAGACTGGTTTGGTCAATAACTCAGACATCCCGAGACCTGTAGAAGGGATGGGAAAGAAGATAATGTATGTTAAGAGAAGATCTAATCAGTTGGTTGCGGCTCCTAATTCTGATGATATGTCTATGTTAGGGGTAGATAAAAACCAAGCATCAATATCTGATGGTTACTACAAGAGTAGGAAAAATCAGCTTGTAAGAGCTTCATCAGAAAATCATGTGAAAAAAGggaatacaaatttaaaatcatgtgGGCTTGCGTCTCACACTGTTCTTCCTAGAACTTCTAGCAGGCGGCAGGCTGGTTTTGCCAAGACGTATAgatcttcaaaattttcatttgtgtggAAACTACATGATAAGCAATCTTCggagaaaaataagaattcaGTAGGACCTCAGAAAGTATGGCCACATTTGCTTCCGTGGAAAAGAGCTTCATATTGGAGAAGTTTTGTGCATGCTTTAGGTACTAAACCAAACAACAGTGCCCTCTCCACTGCCAG CCAAAAATTGCTGATCTCAAGAAAAAGAGGCGCCATTTACACAAGATCAATTCACGGATATTCTCTTAGGATGTCCAAAGTTCTAAGTGTTAGTGGCTCCAGTTTGAAGTGGTCAAAATCAATTGAGAAGAACTCAAAAAAAGCTAATGAG GAAGCTACACGAGCTGTTGCTGCAGCtgagaagaggaaaaaagaagaaaaggattcTCTTCCCATTGCGTCAAAGAGCAGAAATCATGTTTCTC GTGAACGGATATTTCGTATTGGTTCAGAGCGATACAAAATGGATCCAACAAGGAGGACCCTTCACAGGATTACAG AAGTAGAACCATTGTCTTCGGTTGTCCTCGATTCTGAGAAGAATGCTAAGAGATCTTATGTTCCCAGGAGACTGTTGATTGGCAATGATGA GTATGTTCGAATTGGCAATGGTAATCAACTGGTCAGAGATCCGAAAAAGCGAACACGTGTCCTGGCAAGTGAGAAGGTTCGATGGAGTTTGCGTACTGCCAGATTGCGAATGGCTAGAAAGAGAAGATATTGCCAGTTTTTTACTAGATTTGGAAAATGCAACAAGGATGATGGGAAGTGTCCCTACATCCATGACCCCTCCAAAATAGCAGTCTGCACTAAATTTCTGAGTGGTTCATGCTCCAATCCTGACTGCAAATTGACTCACAAG GTTATCCCTGAGAGGATGCAAGATTGTTCATACTTTCTGAAAG GCTCATGCTCTAATGAAAATTGCCCTTATAGACATGTAAATGTGAATCCCGATTCAACTGTGTGTGAAAGTTTTCTCAGAGGTTACTGTGCTGATGGAAATGAG TGCCGGAAGAAGCACACCTATGTCTGTCCTGCTTTTGAGTCAACGGGTGTCTGTCCTCAAGCGTCTACGTGCAAGCTTCATCATCCGAAAAAGATGGAGAAGAAACCTACAACTGAGCCAAAGATTGTACGAGGCCGATACTTTGATGGCGGGCTCATAGGAGATGCTGACTGCTGTATGGATACAACTGAGAAGCTATCTGCAAAAGGTAAGGATGAAAGCGTTTGCCATGAAGGAAAATTTCCAGATTATATTAGCTTAGACGTCAGTGATGAGGAAATGGACCATATACTAGGCCCGAGACAAGTGTGTGATGACATCATGCAAGATGCACATTAG
- the LOC105180175 gene encoding probable receptor-like serine/threonine-protein kinase At5g57670: protein MVVAGGEECSGGRTVVVGVKLDSHSRELLTWALVKVAQAGDRVVALHVLDNNEIVDRDGKSSLLSLVKAFDSILAVYEGFCNLKQVDLKLKICRGSSIRKILVREAKSYYATEVIVGTAQTHHTIRSSASVAKYCAKKLSKDCSVLAVNNGKIVFHRESNSVSRISLKEIEHHRRNGLLNAIQRSFSKNVKVLNDSRSMKPMLTWDEGTCGKLDMALASPDLVTLERNCSICSPDSVAPNNSFGRLSEELSDDDSKENSMAIVPVQKLEAASSSISLLLRELPEPKPGWPLLRRAILSNATSSNNPRARQISVVQWAMRLPSRYGLSIEHTNRKDSDSDCDGEQSSKLDGESGAIIPVGNETLSVPSSPDSISRPLPVELEGLHEKYTATCRLFKFHELVSATSNFIPENMIGKGGSSQVYRGCLPDGKELAVKILKPSEDALKEFVLEIEIITALHHKNIISLFGFCFENNHLLLVYDFLSRGSLEENLHGNKKEPLAFGWSERYRVAIGVAEALDYLHNREAQPVIHRDVKSSNILLSDDFEPQLSDFGLAKWASATSSHITCTDVAGTFGYLAPEYFMYGKVNEKIDVYAYGVVLLELLSGRKPICSDCPKGQESLVMWAKPILNSEKFVTLLDPSLGSSYDHNQVERMVLAASLCIRRAPRARPQMSLVVKLLQGDAEVVKWARLQVNASEGSNIRQEANSLDGADALDDETFSQSNLQSHLNLALLGVEEDSLSISSIEQSVSLEDYLRGRWSRSSSFD, encoded by the exons ATGGTGGTTGCCGGCGGCGAAGAGTGCTCCGGCGGCCGGACCGTGGTGGTGGGGGTGAAGCTGGACTCCCATAGCAGAGAGCTGCTGACGTGGGCTTTGGTGAAAGTTGCTCAGGCGGGTGATCGTGTAGTTGCACTTCATGTTCTTGACAACAATG AAATTGTGGATCGTGATGGAAAATCATCTCTACTCTCTCTGGTTAAAGCTTTTGACTCAATTCTTGCAGTTTATGAAGGCTTCTGTAATCTCAAACAG GTGGATCTCAAGTTAAAGATCTGTAGAGGTTCGTCGATTCGGAAAATTCTTGTCCGTGAAGCCAAATCTTACTATGCAACTGAGGTTATTGTTGGAACTGCTCAAACTCATCATACGATCCGTTCATCAGCATCTGTTGCTAAGTACTGTGCTAAAAAATTGTCCAAAGATTGTTCTGTCTTGGCTGTCAATAATGGGAAGATTGTTTTTCATAGAGAATCCAATTCAGTATCTCGCATTAGCTTGAAAG AAATCGAGCATCACCGCCGCAATGGTCTGCTCAATGCCATTCAGAGATCGTTCAGTAAGAACGTGAAAGTGCTTAACGATAGTCGTTCCATGAAGCCGATGTTGACATGGGATGAAGGTACCTGTGGCAAATTGGATATGGCCTTAGCTAGTCCTGATCTTGTGACCCTTGAACGGAATTGTTCGATTTGTTCGCCGGATTCAGTGGCACCCAATAATTCTTTTGGACGATTGTCTGAGGAGCTTTCAGATGATGATAGTAAAGAGAATTCAATGGCTATAGTACCAGTGCAGAAGCTAGAGGCAGCATCAAGTTCAATTTCCCTGTTATTAAGAGAATTACCAGAACCGAAACCTGGTTGGCCGCTTCTTCGTCGAGCCATTTTATCAAATGCGACATCTTCAAATAATCCCCGTGCGAGACAAATATCTGTGGTTCAGTGGGCCATGCGTCTACCAAGTCGATATGGTTTGTCAATTGAGCATACGAATAGGAAAGATAGTGATTCTGATTGTGACGGTGAGCAATCTTCTAAACTAGATGGAGAAAGCGGTGCAATTATTCCTGTGGGAAATGAGACTTTATCTGTTCCATCATCACCTGACTCGATCTCGAGACCCTTACCAGTGGAACTGGAGGGTCTTCATGAGAAATACACTGCCACCTGCAGATTGTTTAAATTCCATGAACTCGTCTCAGCAACATCCAATTTCATACCAG AGAATATGATCGGCAAAGGTGGCAGCAGCCAGGTTTACAGAGGCTGCCTTCCTGACGGCAAGGAACTTGCTGTGAAGATTTTAAAGCCATCTGAAGATGCGCTGAAAGAGTTCGTTCTTGAAATTGAGATCATCACAGCTCTGCATCACAAAAACATCATCTCACTTTTTGGATTCTGTTTCGAGAATAACCATCTTCTCTTGGTCTATGATTTTCTATCAAGAGGAAGCCTTGAAGAGAACCTTCATG gTAACAAAAAGGAACCACTGGCATTTGGGTGGAGTGAGAGGTATAGGGTTGCTATCGGAGTAGCTGAGGCTTTGGATTATCTTCACAACAGAGAAGCTCAACCCGTAATCCACAGGGATGTCAAGTCATCCAATATACTTCTATCCGATGATTTTGAGCCACAG CTTTCTGATTTCGGGCTTGCTAAATGGGCATCGGCAACTTCATCTCACATAACATGCACTGATGTGGCTGGGACATTCGG ATACTTGGCTCCTGAATATTTCATGTATGGCAAAGTAAATGAGAAGATCGATGTCTATGCATATGGGGTAGTACTTCTGGAGCTTCTATCAGGAAGAAAGCCTATATGCAGTGATTGTCCAAAGGGCCAAGAGAGCCTTGTTATGTGG GCAAAGccaattttaaattctgaGAAGTTCGTCACATTGCTGGACCCAAGCTTGGGCAGCAGTTACGATCATAATCAAGTTGAGAGAATGGTTCTAGCTGCTTCACTCTGCATAAGACGTGCACCACGAGCTCGCCCCCAAATGAGCCTC GTAGTGAAGCTTCTCCAAGGCGACGCTGAGGTAGTAAAGTGGGCAAGACTCCAAGTGAATGCTTCCGAGGGGTCTAACATCAGGCAAGAAGCTAATTCTCTTGATGGGGCTGATGCACTAGACGACGAAACCTTTTCACAGTCTAATCTGCAATCCCACCTCAACCTGGCTTTGCTCGGTGTGGAGGAAGATTCTCTCTCCATAAGCAGCATCGAGCAAAGTGTTTCTTTAGAGGATTATCTGCGAGGCAGGTGGAGCCGTTCCTCAAGCTTTGACTAA